A stretch of Acropora muricata isolate sample 2 chromosome 7, ASM3666990v1, whole genome shotgun sequence DNA encodes these proteins:
- the LOC136923820 gene encoding uncharacterized protein isoform X1, producing MWKGNVCSAVVLLLMLATQAAVSQRQSLEFAEDESLTGSRRTLSATAQAFFAGLMAPQNLPNSALATSIVVEQKLRQTGNTVYFVTLFDKTRTIPLYSAYKVTPSQGKAIGTHKRKEVSGNWRTAPGVTGLDNAYKAAIRICKAKTGSPQLSRGHMNPSAINSFDLNHMKATYTLSNAVPQFQKFNSQQWGTQEEKIRNYAKNTCANGGGTLYMLTGISDIGLKIPSGSVNPVQDTTITQKCPEYIFTSGGTSHKLGTPRAVWSAGCCVWPTTTTPVPPAKKPRRQPVTSFAIMSNNHPDQSQLHLEQMSVADLEALLTPSGASNVKLFPGNSDCNLSKYNQML from the exons ATGTGGAAGGGAAACGTTTGCTCCGCTGTTGTGCTCCTGTTAATGTTAGCTACTCAGGCTGCTGTTTCACAGAGACAAAGTTTAGAGTTTG CAGAGGACGAGTCCTTAACAGGTAGTCGTCGTACCCTAAGCGCCACAGCGCAAGCGTTTTTCGCCGGCTTGATGGCTCCCCAGAACCTGCCAAATAGTGCATTGGCAACTTCAATTGTTGTAGAGCAGAAATTAAGACAGACTGGAAACACGGTGTATTTTGTTACACTATTTGATAAGACCAGAACCATCCCTTTGTATTCGGCCTACAAGGTGACCCCAAGTCAGGGGAAAGCTATTGGAACGCATAAAAGAAAGGAGGTGTCAGGCAATTGGAGGACTGCTCCCG GAGTTACTGGTCTAGATAATGCTTACAAAGCGGCAATCAGGATTTGTAAGGCAAAGACCGGAAGCCCTCAGCTCAGCCGAGGTCATATGAATCCTTCAGCCATAAATTCGTTTGATTTAAATCACATGAAAGCTACATACACTTTGTCAAACGCGGTACCACAGTTCCAGAAGTTTAACAGCCAGCAATGGGGGACCCAAGAAGAAAAAATACGAAATTACGCCAAAAATACATGTGCAAACGGTGGTGGAACCCTTTATATGCTGACGGGGATATCAGATATTGGCCTGAAAATACCATCAGGTAGCGTAAATCCTGTACAAGACACCACCATTACGCAGAAATGTCCTGAATACATATTTACAAGTGGCGGTACTAGTCATAAGCTGGGTACTCCTCGCGCGGTTTGGTCAGCAGGGTGTTGCGTGTGGCCGACAACAACAACACCTGTGCCGCCGGCAAAAAAACCGAGACGGCAACCAGTCACATCGTTTGCAATCATGAGTAACAACCATCCCGATCAAAGTCAGCTGCACCTCGAGCAGATGAGTGTCGCAGACCTGGAAGCGCTTCTTACTCCCTCAGGAGCGTCGAATGTAAAATTGTTTCCAGGCAACAGTGACTGCAATTTGTCCAAATATAACCAGATGCTCTGA
- the LOC136923820 gene encoding uncharacterized protein isoform X2: MWKGNVCSAVVLLLMLATQAAVSQRQSLEFEDESLTGSRRTLSATAQAFFAGLMAPQNLPNSALATSIVVEQKLRQTGNTVYFVTLFDKTRTIPLYSAYKVTPSQGKAIGTHKRKEVSGNWRTAPGVTGLDNAYKAAIRICKAKTGSPQLSRGHMNPSAINSFDLNHMKATYTLSNAVPQFQKFNSQQWGTQEEKIRNYAKNTCANGGGTLYMLTGISDIGLKIPSGSVNPVQDTTITQKCPEYIFTSGGTSHKLGTPRAVWSAGCCVWPTTTTPVPPAKKPRRQPVTSFAIMSNNHPDQSQLHLEQMSVADLEALLTPSGASNVKLFPGNSDCNLSKYNQML; encoded by the exons ATGTGGAAGGGAAACGTTTGCTCCGCTGTTGTGCTCCTGTTAATGTTAGCTACTCAGGCTGCTGTTTCACAGAGACAAAGTTTAGAGTTTG AGGACGAGTCCTTAACAGGTAGTCGTCGTACCCTAAGCGCCACAGCGCAAGCGTTTTTCGCCGGCTTGATGGCTCCCCAGAACCTGCCAAATAGTGCATTGGCAACTTCAATTGTTGTAGAGCAGAAATTAAGACAGACTGGAAACACGGTGTATTTTGTTACACTATTTGATAAGACCAGAACCATCCCTTTGTATTCGGCCTACAAGGTGACCCCAAGTCAGGGGAAAGCTATTGGAACGCATAAAAGAAAGGAGGTGTCAGGCAATTGGAGGACTGCTCCCG GAGTTACTGGTCTAGATAATGCTTACAAAGCGGCAATCAGGATTTGTAAGGCAAAGACCGGAAGCCCTCAGCTCAGCCGAGGTCATATGAATCCTTCAGCCATAAATTCGTTTGATTTAAATCACATGAAAGCTACATACACTTTGTCAAACGCGGTACCACAGTTCCAGAAGTTTAACAGCCAGCAATGGGGGACCCAAGAAGAAAAAATACGAAATTACGCCAAAAATACATGTGCAAACGGTGGTGGAACCCTTTATATGCTGACGGGGATATCAGATATTGGCCTGAAAATACCATCAGGTAGCGTAAATCCTGTACAAGACACCACCATTACGCAGAAATGTCCTGAATACATATTTACAAGTGGCGGTACTAGTCATAAGCTGGGTACTCCTCGCGCGGTTTGGTCAGCAGGGTGTTGCGTGTGGCCGACAACAACAACACCTGTGCCGCCGGCAAAAAAACCGAGACGGCAACCAGTCACATCGTTTGCAATCATGAGTAACAACCATCCCGATCAAAGTCAGCTGCACCTCGAGCAGATGAGTGTCGCAGACCTGGAAGCGCTTCTTACTCCCTCAGGAGCGTCGAATGTAAAATTGTTTCCAGGCAACAGTGACTGCAATTTGTCCAAATATAACCAGATGCTCTGA